The Marinitoga sp. 1197 genome has a segment encoding these proteins:
- a CDS encoding sugar transferase, which translates to MIKYLVIGKKDELKEIINEIEKKSNGKIIFGDFLNPSPEVFMEKIKYHDRILIADPKLEIYIKNELEIVKNKGIIINILPELAERYLKRIPLDVLKKFEYYYSEFFLSKKENRILDLTLALISLILTFPLFIIISIINLLTIGKPIIFKQIRIGKNKEKFLMYKFRTIHNEKVHSFSKFLRKTRLDEIPQFLNVLKGNMNFIGPRPEMLSFHKMCEEHIDFYNYRLFVKPGITGWAQVKYKYTTSLEDYKIKTEYDLYYVKNKNLLLDIKILLLTFLVIFKDNGSL; encoded by the coding sequence ATGATAAAATATCTTGTAATAGGAAAAAAAGATGAACTTAAAGAAATTATAAATGAAATAGAAAAAAAATCAAATGGAAAAATTATATTTGGTGATTTTTTAAATCCATCACCAGAAGTTTTTATGGAAAAAATTAAATATCATGATAGAATTTTAATTGCTGATCCCAAATTAGAAATTTATATAAAAAATGAGTTAGAAATTGTTAAAAATAAAGGAATAATTATTAACATACTTCCAGAATTGGCAGAAAGATATTTAAAAAGAATACCACTTGATGTTTTAAAAAAATTTGAATATTATTATTCTGAATTTTTTTTAAGTAAAAAGGAAAATAGAATTTTAGATTTAACATTAGCCTTAATTTCACTAATATTGACTTTTCCCCTTTTTATAATAATATCAATAATTAACCTATTAACCATTGGGAAACCTATAATATTCAAACAAATTAGGATCGGAAAAAATAAAGAAAAATTCTTGATGTATAAATTTAGAACTATTCACAATGAAAAAGTTCATTCATTTAGCAAATTTTTAAGAAAAACAAGGCTGGATGAAATACCTCAATTTTTAAATGTATTAAAAGGAAATATGAATTTTATAGGACCAAGACCAGAAATGCTTAGTTTCCATAAAATGTGCGAAGAACATATCGATTTTTACAATTATAGATTATTTGTAAAACCAGGAATAACAGGTTGGGCTCAGGTAAAATATAAATATACAACATCACTGGAAGATTATAAAATAAAAACAGAATATGATTTATATTATGTGAAAAATAAAAATCTTTTACTTGATATCAAAATATTATTATTAACTTTTTTAGTAATTTTTAAAGATAACGGTTCATTATAA
- a CDS encoding DNA repair protein RecN — protein sequence MIHSLAIKNFGLFKDVNVDFSEGINIITGESGAGKSMFVKALISLLSGKVPKNLRNKEGSISAYITVDDKVKNELKDYIDITENNEIILNVKFNEKRSVFRANGTIIPKTILEKLGSYIMEVHTQNSQVLLRNPKYHNQIAYNIFKENIVDLIINYEEKYREYLSLKEKLNNIPTDPSEIYRKIDILNFQIDEIEHISPRENEDEELKIEYKKLSNIEEIKSKLEKSMAILKDEEKNIDIFIGEIVEDLSDISNYGFEEELNMAISIQDMISELYSSLESKLYDLDLDPQRLEEVANRLNEIMNLKRKYGPALENVFENLEKFRIELKELDDLEKILNEINPMIESKKKELFEIGERIKVKGEKILRKIEDKIKKELLALNMKYAEIFFDFKKLKEPGKYGTYSIRILAKTTPQSPYLPLEKIASGGELSRIILAVEKVIGESHLVETMLFDEIDSGVGQRIADVIGKKLKEFSKVKQLIVITHMPQVANYADKHFKIYKIDKNNEIYSQIIELDDKKRLEEIKEMYGEIIIDKEVFNKEVAENET from the coding sequence ATGATCCATTCATTGGCGATAAAAAATTTTGGATTGTTTAAAGATGTAAATGTGGACTTTTCTGAAGGAATAAATATTATTACCGGCGAATCTGGAGCAGGGAAATCGATGTTTGTAAAAGCTTTAATTTCTTTATTAAGTGGAAAGGTTCCAAAGAACTTAAGAAATAAAGAGGGATCGATTTCTGCATATATTACTGTTGATGATAAAGTAAAAAATGAATTAAAGGATTATATAGATATCACAGAAAACAATGAAATAATACTTAATGTAAAATTTAATGAAAAGAGATCTGTTTTCAGGGCAAATGGTACTATTATCCCAAAAACTATTTTAGAGAAACTGGGTTCATATATAATGGAAGTTCATACCCAAAATTCGCAAGTTTTATTAAGAAATCCAAAATATCATAATCAAATAGCATATAATATATTTAAGGAAAATATAGTTGATTTAATTATAAATTATGAAGAAAAATATAGAGAATATTTATCTTTAAAAGAAAAGCTGAATAATATTCCTACTGATCCGTCTGAAATATATAGAAAAATCGATATTTTGAATTTTCAAATAGATGAAATAGAACATATATCACCACGAGAAAATGAAGATGAAGAATTGAAGATTGAATATAAAAAGTTAAGTAATATAGAAGAAATAAAAAGTAAATTAGAAAAGTCAATGGCTATTTTAAAGGATGAGGAGAAAAATATAGATATATTTATTGGGGAGATTGTAGAAGATCTTTCAGATATTTCAAATTATGGTTTTGAAGAAGAGTTAAATATGGCAATTTCTATTCAGGATATGATAAGTGAATTATACAGTAGTCTAGAATCTAAGTTGTATGATCTCGATTTAGATCCTCAAAGATTAGAAGAAGTTGCTAATAGACTTAATGAAATAATGAATTTAAAAAGGAAATATGGTCCTGCGCTTGAAAATGTTTTTGAAAATTTAGAAAAATTTAGAATTGAATTAAAGGAATTAGATGATTTAGAAAAAATATTAAATGAAATTAATCCGATGATTGAAAGTAAAAAGAAAGAATTATTTGAAATTGGTGAAAGAATAAAAGTAAAAGGAGAAAAAATATTAAGAAAAATAGAGGACAAAATAAAAAAAGAACTTTTAGCTTTAAATATGAAATATGCGGAAATATTTTTTGATTTTAAAAAATTAAAAGAACCTGGAAAATATGGAACATATAGTATTCGTATATTGGCTAAAACTACCCCTCAATCACCGTATTTACCTTTAGAAAAAATAGCCTCTGGTGGGGAATTGTCCAGAATTATTTTGGCAGTAGAAAAGGTAATTGGTGAATCGCATTTGGTTGAAACAATGCTTTTTGATGAAATAGATTCTGGAGTTGGTCAGAGAATTGCGGATGTAATAGGAAAAAAATTAAAAGAATTTTCAAAAGTTAAACAATTGATAGTGATTACTCATATGCCGCAAGTAGCTAATTATGCAGATAAACATTTTAAAATATATAAAATTGATAAAAATAATGAAATATATTCTCAAATTATTGAATTAGATGATAAAAAAAGATTAGAAGAAATTAAAGAAATGTATGGAGAAATAATTATTGATAAAGAAGTCTTTAATAAAGAGGTGGCTGAAAATGAGACGTGA
- a CDS encoding BRO family protein — translation MANLVKFNFKSNEVRVLLRDGEPWWVGKDVAAILGYTDTEAMTRRLDGDEQMLINSKNLQNVGFEIPTRGLKIINESGLYNAILGSKKTQAKEFKRWITHEVLPSIRKYGKYEIENKKTEIEKLSKIKDVISLRKQRENRLRALQLQKFLKENENLDEFTKKTIESEILKLLTNKRIIPLPPYNKKLSNKLLVDDDKMEPTYKKGDIVYYEKKEYEPGNDVVIYYKNKKVLKRCARNRFDGRIFFYNIQPTINGIEEVWENECTVLGVVTSVQREIFKKELKNDIKIKKFEEA, via the coding sequence ATGGCAAATTTAGTTAAATTTAATTTTAAAAGTAATGAAGTGAGAGTATTGTTAAGAGATGGAGAACCTTGGTGGGTCGGTAAAGATGTTGCTGCCATATTAGGATATACTGACACCGAAGCAATGACGAGAAGGTTGGATGGAGATGAGCAAATGTTGATTAATAGTAAAAACCTACAAAATGTCGGTTTTGAAATTCCAACACGAGGATTAAAAATAATCAACGAATCAGGACTTTACAATGCAATACTTGGAAGCAAAAAAACACAAGCAAAAGAATTTAAGAGATGGATCACTCATGAAGTATTACCTTCAATAAGAAAATATGGAAAATATGAAATTGAAAACAAAAAAACAGAAATTGAAAAATTATCAAAAATAAAGGATGTAATTTCATTAAGGAAACAAAGAGAAAATCGATTAAGAGCATTACAACTTCAAAAGTTTTTGAAAGAAAACGAAAATTTGGATGAATTTACAAAGAAAACAATTGAATCAGAAATTTTAAAATTATTAACAAACAAAAGAATAATTCCGTTACCACCGTATAATAAGAAACTGTCAAATAAACTTTTAGTTGATGATGATAAAATGGAACCAACTTATAAAAAAGGAGATATAGTTTATTATGAAAAAAAAGAATATGAACCAGGAAATGACGTAGTTATATATTATAAAAATAAAAAAGTTTTGAAAAGATGCGCTCGTAACAGGTTTGATGGAAGAATATTCTTTTATAACATACAACCAACAATAAACGGCATAGAAGAAGTATGGGAAAATGAATGTACTGTTCTTGGAGTAGTTACAAGTGTTCAAAGAGAAATTTTTAAAAAAGAACTAAAAAATGATATTAAAATAAAGAAATTTGAAGAGGCTTGA
- a CDS encoding helix-turn-helix domain-containing protein yields MIKHKVKKILNEKNKSIYWLAQQTGLSYPNLHKMIKDNTHSINFDTLDKIMKALEITDFNEILELVKEDD; encoded by the coding sequence ATGATAAAGCATAAAGTAAAAAAAATATTGAATGAAAAAAATAAATCAATATATTGGTTAGCCCAACAAACAGGATTGAGTTATCCTAATTTGCATAAAATGATTAAAGATAACACACATTCTATAAACTTTGACACACTAGATAAAATAATGAAAGCTTTAGAAATAACTGATTTTAATGAAATTTTAGAATTGGTTAAGGAAGATGATTAA
- a CDS encoding DUF402 domain-containing protein: MKHYKFNLKNKKEWLLSQTREVNVNIETIYSFNNSFGIERNWIILDSHNSIKKIKRLLLPDKWIMLTSFQTSDNCDIKDYLIYIDFGKYSKKNDIIEFFDLELDIIIKRDMAFNIEDMDELIEEFKKDNIINYDFFSILLESTRLINSFQKYKNPINSLMNEINKESIEWLIDLG; this comes from the coding sequence ATGAAACACTATAAATTTAATCTAAAAAATAAGAAAGAATGGTTATTATCTCAAACTCGTGAGGTAAATGTTAATATTGAAACTATATATAGTTTTAACAATTCTTTCGGTATTGAAAGAAATTGGATTATTTTAGATAGTCATAATTCAATAAAAAAAATAAAAAGATTACTTCTTCCAGATAAATGGATTATGCTTACTTCATTTCAAACCTCTGATAATTGCGATATAAAAGATTATTTAATTTACATAGATTTTGGAAAATATTCAAAAAAAAATGACATAATTGAATTCTTTGATTTAGAATTAGATATTATTATTAAAAGGGACATGGCATTTAATATAGAAGATATGGATGAACTAATCGAGGAATTTAAAAAAGATAATATTATTAACTATGATTTTTTTTCTATATTGCTTGAATCAACGCGTTTAATAAATTCTTTCCAGAAATACAAAAATCCCATAAACTCATTGATGAATGAAATAAATAAAGAATCTATTGAGTGGCTAATTGATTTAGGATAA
- a CDS encoding phage holin, LLH family has product MEIIVYVLVGVAFFLGNLLLHSKKMESKIKIVRKIVTHVVEYVEQIGNLKNLHGEQKKKLAMNLAKKALSEMHIKISDNLLDTIIESIVFYLNLQKGVK; this is encoded by the coding sequence ATGGAAATTATTGTGTATGTATTAGTAGGCGTTGCATTTTTCTTAGGGAATTTATTACTACATTCAAAAAAGATGGAGAGCAAAATTAAAATTGTTAGGAAGATTGTTACTCATGTCGTGGAATATGTAGAACAAATTGGAAATCTAAAAAATTTGCACGGAGAACAAAAGAAAAAACTTGCAATGAATTTGGCCAAAAAAGCTTTATCAGAAATGCATATAAAAATATCTGACAATCTATTAGACACAATAATTGAAAGTATAGTGTTTTATCTTAATCTTCAGAAAGGAGTGAAATAA